In Aptenodytes patagonicus chromosome 12, bAptPat1.pri.cur, whole genome shotgun sequence, a genomic segment contains:
- the KCNIP1 gene encoding A-type potassium channel modulatory protein KCNIP1 isoform X2 — protein MGAVMGTFSSLQTKQRRPSKDKIEDELEMTTVCHRPERLEQLEAQTNFTKRELQVLYRGFKNECPSGVVNEETFKQIYAQFFPHGDASMYAHYLFNAFDTAQNGSVKFEDFVMALSILLRGTVHEKLRWTFNLYDINKDGYINKEEMMDIVKAIYDMMGKYTYPVLKEDAPRQHVEVFFQKMDKNKDGVVTLDEFIESCQEDDNIMRSLQLFENVM, from the exons ATAAAATTGAAGATGAATTAGAAATGACTACAGTGTGCCATAGACCCGAAAGACTGGAACAGCTTGAAGCACAAACCAATTTCACTAAAAGGGAACTTCAAGTGCTTTACAGAggatttaaaaat GAGTGTCCTAGTGGGGTTGTTAATGAAGAGACATTCAAACAGATCTATGCACAGTTTTTTCCTCATGGAG ATGCTAGCATGTATGCGCATTATCTCTTTAATGCATTTGACACTGCACAAAATGGCTCCGTGAAGTTTGAG GATTTTGTGATGGCATTGTCCATTCTGTTGCGGGGAACTGTTCATGAAAAGCTAAGATGGACATTTAATCTCTACGACATAAATAAGGATGGCTATATAAACAAGGAG GAAATGATGGATATCGTAAAGGCAATTTATGATATGATGGGAAAGTACACGTACCCAGTGCTCAAGGAAGATGCTCCAAGGCAGCATGTAGAAGTATTCTTCCAG aaaatggaTAAAAACAAAGATGGTGTTGTAACTTTAGATGAGTTTATTGAATCGTGTCAGGAG GATGACAATATCATGCGATCCTTACAGCTCTTTGAGAACGTGATGTAG
- the KCNIP1 gene encoding A-type potassium channel modulatory protein KCNIP1 isoform X3: protein MTTVCHRPERLEQLEAQTNFTKRELQVLYRGFKNECPSGVVNEETFKQIYAQFFPHGDASMYAHYLFNAFDTAQNGSVKFEDFVMALSILLRGTVHEKLRWTFNLYDINKDGYINKEEMMDIVKAIYDMMGKYTYPVLKEDAPRQHVEVFFQKMDKNKDGVVTLDEFIESCQEDDNIMRSLQLFENVM, encoded by the exons ATGACTACAGTGTGCCATAGACCCGAAAGACTGGAACAGCTTGAAGCACAAACCAATTTCACTAAAAGGGAACTTCAAGTGCTTTACAGAggatttaaaaat GAGTGTCCTAGTGGGGTTGTTAATGAAGAGACATTCAAACAGATCTATGCACAGTTTTTTCCTCATGGAG ATGCTAGCATGTATGCGCATTATCTCTTTAATGCATTTGACACTGCACAAAATGGCTCCGTGAAGTTTGAG GATTTTGTGATGGCATTGTCCATTCTGTTGCGGGGAACTGTTCATGAAAAGCTAAGATGGACATTTAATCTCTACGACATAAATAAGGATGGCTATATAAACAAGGAG GAAATGATGGATATCGTAAAGGCAATTTATGATATGATGGGAAAGTACACGTACCCAGTGCTCAAGGAAGATGCTCCAAGGCAGCATGTAGAAGTATTCTTCCAG aaaatggaTAAAAACAAAGATGGTGTTGTAACTTTAGATGAGTTTATTGAATCGTGTCAGGAG GATGACAATATCATGCGATCCTTACAGCTCTTTGAGAACGTGATGTAG